The window TTTAAATGGAATTTCTAAACTAATACCCATCGTTTTTTCCACAACATATTTCATAAGCCTTTCGTTCAATGAAATTACATCCTCAACATCAACGAAAGACATTTCTATGTCAAGTTGGGTAAATTCGGGCTGCCTGTCAGCCCTTAGGTCTTCGTCACGGAAGCACCTGGTTATTTGATAATATCGCTCAATTCCCGCTACCATCAAAATTTGCTTGAAAAGCTGCGGGGACTGAGGTAAAGCATAAAAGGTACCTGGATTTAAGCGGCTGGGCACTAAAAAATCCCTTGCTCCTTCCGGGGTGCTCCTTGTCAACATTGGAGTTTCCACTTCTATAAAACCGTTTTCATCCAGGAAGTCCCTTATAGCTTTACTTACCTTGTGCCTGAAAGTTATATTGCAGAGCATCGACGGCCTTCTAAGGTCAAGGTATCTATATTTTAGCCGCAAGCTTTCATCAACTTTTATATCGTCTTCTATGGGAAATGGAGGAGTTTTGGCGGGATTTAATATTTCAAGCTTGTCCGCAAATACTTCAATTTCGCCGGTCTTAATCTTGGGATTAATGCTTTCCTTCGGCCGTTCGTAAACCTTTCCATTTACCGCAATTACATATTCGGTTTTCACTTCCTTTGCCGTTTCAAAAGCTTCGCGGCTGTATTCAGGGTTGAAGACGACCTGAACAATGCCGCTTCTGTCCCTTAAATCGACAAAAATTAGTCCCCCGTGATCCCTGCGGGTTTGAACCCATCCCATAAGTGTAACTTCCTGTCCGCTGTTTTCTTTTGTCAGCATTCCACACTGATGAGTTCTCTTCATTTTTTCAAACATAAATTTAACAACCCTTTCCTGTCTTGTTTTTTAAAAATGCTTTGGCATCTTCTAAAGGCAGCTTCTCTTGCCAACCACTGGATAAATCTTTAACAGTAATTTTCCCAGTTTCAACTTCTTCTTCACCTATTATGAAAACATATTTTGCCGGTATCTTACTGGCATATTTGAGCTGGGCTTTAAGGCTTCTACCCATCGTATCCATCTCCGCTGAAAATCCATTTCTCCTCAAATCGTATAGCAGGCGCAACCCATAATCCCTCTGCTCTTGGCCCGTCAAAGCTATAAAGACATCCATATCCCAGGCAGCAATTTTTAGCAACCCCTTAGTTTCTAATAATAATATCAATCTTTCTACACCAATGCCAAAACCAGCAGCAGGAGTGGGCGGTCCACCGCATTCTTCAATTAGATCATCATACCTGCCACCGCCGCAGACGGTACTCTGAGCCCCTAATTCCTCCGAAATTATCTCAAATACAGTTTTCGTATAGTAGTCCAACCCCCTTACAATCCCGGGGTCGACTTTATATTTTATTCCTACTGCCGTTAAATCCCTTTTTACTTGTTCAAAATGTTCTCTGCAATCATCGCAAAGAAAATCCAAAATCACCGGTGCATTTTCAAGCTCCTTTCGGCATTCGTCGTTCTTGCAATCAAGAATTCTCAACGGATTTTTGTCCAGGCGTATAAGGCATGTTTCACATAAGATATCCTTCTTTTTATTTAAAAAATTTTTTAATTGTCTTTTATAATCTTCCCTGCATCTCTTGCACCCTATGGAATTGATATGTACTTCTAATTGAGAAAGGCCGAGTTGTTCCAAAAACAAAACGGCAAGCGCTATGACTTCCACATCTATCAAGGGGTTCGGAGAACCGAAAGCCTCAATCCCAAATTGATGAAATTCTCTTTGTCTTCCGGCCTGGGGCCTTTCATATCGGAAGCATGGCGAAATATAAAAAAACTTCGCCGGTAAAGGATTGTTAAAAAGTTTGTGCTCAATATAAGCTCTAACTACAGGAGCGGTTCCTTCGGGTTTTAGCGTAATGCTCCTCCCTGATTTATCTTCAAAAGTATACATCTCTTTTTCAACAATATCAGTCGCCTCGCCAATTCCCCTTTGAAACAGTTCAGTATGCTCAAAGGTAGGTGTCCTTATTTCCCTATAACCAAATCGCTCGCATGTTTCTCTAAAAACACCTTCTACGTACAACCATTTAACGCAATCTTCTGGAAGCAAATCGCGCGTACCCCTTGGTGCTTTCATAAGCATCTTTTCAGCTCCTTGTTTATTTTTCGCAATATTTTATGCAGGCTGCATAAAGCCTTTATAAATCAATATAGAGAAATTAGCTTTTTATGTCAAGCAATTTTTCACAATTTCATAACAGATTCCTCATAGACTTTAAAAAAAGGTGTATTAAAATATTAAGTACAAAGACTTAACAAAAACACCATGGAGGTGAAAGCCGTGAAGGTGTTCTCCCGGTACAAATATCTCATCGCTATCTTGCTGGGCTTTACTCTTGGAGCTGCTGTAGTCGCCGGTGGAATATTCGCTTACAATTTCTTTTATCCTTCAAACTCGGCTAAGGCAGGCACCTCAAATTCGGTAATTAACAACTTAAATCAAACAGTGTTTATAGGTCCAACCAACATTCCCGACATCATAGAAAAGGTAGAAGATGCGGTAGTTTTTATAGAGACAACAACTAGGAGCGCTTCCGTAAATCCGTTTTTTTACGACCCATTTTTTAGGGAATTTTTTGGAGATAATTTCCCCTTTTCAAGCCAAGAAAGTAGAAGCGTAGGATCTGGCTTTATCATCAGTTCGGATGGGTATATATTGACAAACCACCACGTCATCGAAGGTGCCACTGAGGTAAACGTCACCGTAAAAGGATTTTCAAATCCCTTCAAAGCTACAGTAATCGGAACCGACTTCGAACTGGACCTCGCAGTACTCAAGATAAATTCCGATAAAAAACTTCCGTATCTTAATCTGGGCGACTCTGACAAAATGAGGGTCGGAGATTGGGTTATTGCAATAGGCAACCCTTATCGATTGGACCATACCGTTACTGTCGGAGTAATAAGCGCCAAAGGAAGACCCCTTGCCATAACCGACAGGTCCACTGGCAAAACAAGGGTGTTCAAGGATCTCATCCAAACTGATGCCGCTATCAATCCAGGAAACAGCGGTGGTCCATTGATATCATTAAATGGAGAAGTGATAGGTATTAATACTGCAGTCAACGCAGAAGCCCAGGGCATAGGTTTTGCCATTCCTATCAATACAGCAAAACAGGTATTGGACGAGCTTATAAAAACCGGCGGCGTTTCAAGACCTTATATCGGTGTTTACCTACAGGATATAACTAAGGATTTGGCGGACTACTTCAATTTAAAAAGCACTGAAGGTGCCCTGATAAGTTATGTTGTTCCAAATAGCCCCGCGGAAAAAGCAGGACTCAGGCAGGGTGACGTAATTCTTAAGATAAACGATAAAACAATTAAAAAAGCTAGCGATGTTTCGGAAATAGTCAGCAACTCAAAGATAAATCAGAAGCTTGTTCTGCTAATATATAGAAATGGCAGGACAATGTACGTTTCGGTAATTGTAGGGAAAAAACCTAACCAATAAAAACTCGAGGGATCAGGTTTTCCCTCGAGTTTTTTTGAAAAAAATCCACTTTGGATCTTTGTCTTCATCATCTAGCTCGTTTCTGATACTCTTGACTGTGTCTATGTTTACTTTCATATCCCTAGCTATATCTTCATCCGTAGCTCCTTCCTCAAACAATTCAATATAATCACTAAAAGCTTCTTCTGGTCTAAATATTAACCTGGGGAGCTTGTTTTTTTTCTTCATTATTAGAATCCCCTCCAATCCCCAGGTATAGTTTTCCCTTTGCTGCAAAAATTATTTATATTAACTTACCGCAAAAAAGGATTTGTCTTCTTTTCAACTCCGAGTGTGGATTCGCTGCCATGCCCAGGTAAGACACGCATATCCTCATCTAATATTAAAAGTTTTGTTTTTATAGAATTTATAATCTCTTCATAAGAACCACCAGGAAAATCAGTTCTTCCTATAGAACCGGCAAAAAGAGTATCTCCTGTAAAAAGAAGTTTGTCTGCTTTTATACATATACTACCAGGTGTGTGGCCAGGAGTCCATATTATCTCTAAGGTTAGTTCACCTATTTTAATAATTTCTCCACCTTTTAATTCTTTTTCCGCAGGGGGTTGTATTACTTCATGCCCACCATAAAAAGATAAATTTTCCTTAGAAGATACCAACATTTTCGCATCTTTCTCGTGAATTGCAATTTCTGCTCCCGTAAAATCTTTCACTTCTTTAACGGCTCCTATGTGGTCTACATGCCCGTGAGTTAATATTATCATTTCAATTTGTAAATTTCCTTCTTTTATTTCTTTTATTATATTTTGTGGTTCGGCACCTGGGTCAATTATCACACCCTTTTTGCCGTTATCAATTAAAATATAACAATTAGTAGAAAGAGGCCCTACCTGAAGTTTTTTGAACACCATCAATCTTCCCCCTCAAAACATCTTTTTCGAATCTAATAAAATTGTCACCGGTCCATCATTGAGTATGGTCACCAGCATATTAGCCTGAAATTGGCCGGTTTTTACACTAGCGACCTTATCTCGGCATAATTCTACAAAAACTTCGTACAATTCGCGGGCTTTATCCTGAGGAGCAGCCTGA is drawn from Caldanaerovirga acetigignens and contains these coding sequences:
- a CDS encoding S1C family serine protease, translating into MKVFSRYKYLIAILLGFTLGAAVVAGGIFAYNFFYPSNSAKAGTSNSVINNLNQTVFIGPTNIPDIIEKVEDAVVFIETTTRSASVNPFFYDPFFREFFGDNFPFSSQESRSVGSGFIISSDGYILTNHHVIEGATEVNVTVKGFSNPFKATVIGTDFELDLAVLKINSDKKLPYLNLGDSDKMRVGDWVIAIGNPYRLDHTVTVGVISAKGRPLAITDRSTGKTRVFKDLIQTDAAINPGNSGGPLISLNGEVIGINTAVNAEAQGIGFAIPINTAKQVLDELIKTGGVSRPYIGVYLQDITKDLADYFNLKSTEGALISYVVPNSPAEKAGLRQGDVILKINDKTIKKASDVSEIVSNSKINQKLVLLIYRNGRTMYVSVIVGKKPNQ
- a CDS encoding MBL fold metallo-hydrolase, with amino-acid sequence MVFKKLQVGPLSTNCYILIDNGKKGVIIDPGAEPQNIIKEIKEGNLQIEMIILTHGHVDHIGAVKEVKDFTGAEIAIHEKDAKMLVSSKENLSFYGGHEVIQPPAEKELKGGEIIKIGELTLEIIWTPGHTPGSICIKADKLLFTGDTLFAGSIGRTDFPGGSYEEIINSIKTKLLILDEDMRVLPGHGSESTLGVEKKTNPFLR
- the hisS gene encoding histidine--tRNA ligase, which produces MLMKAPRGTRDLLPEDCVKWLYVEGVFRETCERFGYREIRTPTFEHTELFQRGIGEATDIVEKEMYTFEDKSGRSITLKPEGTAPVVRAYIEHKLFNNPLPAKFFYISPCFRYERPQAGRQREFHQFGIEAFGSPNPLIDVEVIALAVLFLEQLGLSQLEVHINSIGCKRCREDYKRQLKNFLNKKKDILCETCLIRLDKNPLRILDCKNDECRKELENAPVILDFLCDDCREHFEQVKRDLTAVGIKYKVDPGIVRGLDYYTKTVFEIISEELGAQSTVCGGGRYDDLIEECGGPPTPAAGFGIGVERLILLLETKGLLKIAAWDMDVFIALTGQEQRDYGLRLLYDLRRNGFSAEMDTMGRSLKAQLKYASKIPAKYVFIIGEEEVETGKITVKDLSSGWQEKLPLEDAKAFLKNKTGKGC